A DNA window from Luteolibacter luteus contains the following coding sequences:
- a CDS encoding PA14 domain-containing protein, whose product MLRAVLLASALTLPLYAQDGGQLFTLYCSACHGADGKGATGGQFPPLAGSDWVMGDAARAVKIVLHGLHGEVEVDGRKFNLEMPPQGSVLPDDQIAAILTYARTSWGNKADPVTAEFVKATREATADRKAPWTANEILKLHPLPKAKPPIENLISQVYEGEWQSLPDFSQLKASNVEEEHDGKISIKKAGHDELFGMVWEGDLTAPEAGEYLFRVDADDGARILIDGKKIAEVDGTGPMDGGRAKEGSINLSAGTHKIRVEYFEYKGNEGIAVAWRPAAVKGWKALSDTSLKGGRDPILLGPQNGRAVIYRNFISNTTPRAIGIGFPNGVNLAYSADNLTAELVWKGNFMDASRHWTDRGQGDQDPAGEEVTKLSGSPALPKGSRFKGYKLDPAGNPTFSVQIGNQYVLDEWKPGTFQTLPALVRKISVRGGSAPVEILLGDKQAAKQSDDQQWELVPGLTIHTEGLYPEIRDGKTYIKVPPGASVPITYCWK is encoded by the coding sequence ATGCTCCGCGCCGTCCTCCTTGCCTCTGCTCTCACCCTGCCGCTATACGCCCAGGATGGCGGCCAACTCTTCACTCTCTACTGTTCCGCCTGCCACGGTGCGGACGGGAAAGGCGCCACCGGCGGCCAGTTCCCGCCGCTCGCCGGTAGCGATTGGGTGATGGGTGATGCCGCCCGCGCGGTGAAGATCGTGCTCCACGGCTTGCACGGCGAAGTGGAGGTCGATGGCCGGAAGTTCAACCTCGAGATGCCACCCCAAGGCAGCGTACTTCCGGACGATCAGATCGCCGCGATCCTCACCTACGCGCGCACCTCTTGGGGTAACAAGGCAGATCCCGTGACCGCGGAATTCGTAAAGGCTACCCGCGAGGCCACCGCCGACCGCAAGGCCCCCTGGACTGCAAACGAGATCCTTAAGCTCCATCCCCTCCCCAAGGCCAAGCCGCCGATCGAGAATCTGATCTCGCAGGTTTACGAGGGCGAATGGCAGAGCCTCCCCGACTTCTCCCAGCTCAAGGCCTCGAACGTCGAGGAGGAGCACGACGGCAAGATCAGCATCAAGAAGGCCGGCCACGACGAACTCTTCGGCATGGTCTGGGAGGGCGACCTTACCGCCCCCGAAGCCGGCGAATATCTCTTCCGCGTGGATGCCGATGACGGCGCACGCATCCTCATCGATGGCAAGAAGATCGCGGAGGTGGATGGCACCGGGCCCATGGATGGCGGCCGCGCGAAGGAAGGCAGCATCAATCTCTCCGCCGGCACCCACAAGATCCGTGTCGAGTACTTCGAGTATAAGGGCAACGAAGGCATCGCCGTCGCCTGGCGGCCCGCAGCAGTCAAAGGCTGGAAGGCACTTTCCGATACCTCGCTGAAGGGCGGACGCGATCCCATCCTTCTCGGACCACAGAATGGCCGGGCGGTGATCTACCGGAACTTCATCAGCAACACCACACCCCGCGCCATCGGCATCGGATTCCCGAATGGCGTGAATCTCGCCTACAGCGCGGACAACCTCACCGCCGAGCTGGTCTGGAAGGGCAATTTCATGGACGCCTCCCGCCATTGGACCGACCGCGGCCAAGGCGACCAGGATCCTGCCGGGGAAGAAGTCACGAAGCTTTCCGGTTCCCCGGCCCTACCAAAGGGCAGTCGCTTCAAGGGCTACAAGCTCGACCCCGCAGGCAATCCGACCTTCTCCGTGCAAATCGGGAATCAATACGTCCTTGATGAGTGGAAGCCTGGCACCTTCCAAACCTTGCCTGCGCTGGTTCGCAAGATCTCGGTCAGGGGTGGCAGCGCCCCCGTTGAGATTCTTCTCGGTGACAAGCAGGCTGCCAAGCAGTCGGACGACCAGCAGTGGGAACTCGTTCCTGGGCTGACGATCCACACCGAAGGTTTGTATCCCGAAATAAGGGACGGGAAGACCTACATCAAGGTGCCACCCGGCGCTTCCGTGCCTATCACCTATTGCTGGAAATGA
- a CDS encoding DUF7133 domain-containing protein: MLPSRPSVLLALVFAASNLAQAQQQSDFYIREEIPTPTDEVMELGSIALMPDQKVAVTTRRGDLWICSGAYGSDLSQVKWEKFAEGLHEPLGMFWKDGWLYLTQRPEVTRIKDSDGDGKADIFETINSDWGIKGDYHEYAFGSDPDKEGNIWTVFCLTGSFTAESPWRGWCMRITPKGEMIPTCSGIRSPGGIGFNAEGDVFYTDNQGPWNGSSSLKWLKPGSFQGNPTGNKFYEDTKAMGKRPVEPNDKSRIIAERKRIAEFVPPAVILPHAKVGHSPSGIVADTTGGKFGPWEKQLYIGEQTKSELQRVSLEKVNGLYQGAVFHFLSGFEAGLVPVRQAPDGTVFVGGTNRGWASSGSKPFTFERVRWTGKTPFEMQNISALKDGFEVTFTEPVDPATASKPESYSMDAWTYIYQAEYGSPEVDKVTPKITGVSVSPDKKKVRLKVDGLVQGHVHHLEAKGVTSASGAKLWHDEGWYTLNEIPK, from the coding sequence ATGCTCCCTTCACGCCCATCGGTCCTGCTCGCCTTGGTCTTCGCGGCCTCGAATCTCGCGCAAGCCCAGCAACAGTCCGACTTCTACATCCGCGAGGAAATCCCCACCCCCACGGACGAGGTCATGGAACTCGGTTCCATCGCCCTGATGCCCGACCAGAAGGTCGCGGTGACCACCCGCCGCGGCGATCTGTGGATCTGCAGCGGCGCCTATGGTTCCGATCTCTCACAGGTGAAATGGGAGAAGTTCGCCGAAGGCCTGCACGAGCCGCTCGGCATGTTCTGGAAGGACGGCTGGCTCTATCTCACCCAGCGTCCGGAGGTCACCCGCATCAAGGACAGCGATGGCGACGGAAAGGCCGATATCTTCGAAACGATCAATTCCGATTGGGGGATCAAGGGCGACTACCATGAGTACGCCTTCGGCTCCGATCCCGACAAGGAGGGCAATATCTGGACCGTCTTCTGCCTGACCGGCTCCTTCACCGCCGAGTCCCCATGGCGCGGCTGGTGCATGCGGATCACGCCGAAGGGCGAGATGATTCCCACTTGCTCTGGCATCCGCTCTCCCGGTGGCATCGGCTTCAATGCCGAAGGCGATGTCTTCTACACGGACAACCAAGGACCTTGGAACGGCTCCTCTTCGCTGAAGTGGCTGAAGCCCGGTTCCTTCCAAGGGAATCCGACGGGAAACAAGTTCTACGAGGACACCAAGGCCATGGGCAAACGCCCGGTCGAGCCGAACGATAAGTCCCGCATCATCGCCGAGCGCAAGCGGATCGCGGAGTTCGTCCCTCCGGCGGTCATCCTGCCACACGCCAAGGTCGGCCACTCGCCCTCCGGCATCGTCGCGGATACCACCGGCGGCAAGTTCGGCCCTTGGGAAAAGCAGCTTTATATCGGTGAGCAGACCAAGTCCGAGCTTCAGCGCGTCTCCTTGGAAAAGGTGAACGGCCTCTACCAAGGTGCCGTCTTTCACTTCCTCAGCGGCTTCGAGGCCGGCCTCGTTCCCGTCCGCCAGGCACCCGATGGCACCGTCTTCGTCGGCGGCACCAACCGCGGCTGGGCTTCCAGCGGCAGCAAGCCCTTCACCTTCGAACGCGTCCGCTGGACCGGCAAGACGCCCTTCGAAATGCAGAACATCTCCGCACTGAAGGACGGCTTCGAGGTCACCTTCACCGAACCCGTCGACCCGGCCACCGCCAGCAAGCCCGAGTCCTACTCGATGGATGCGTGGACCTACATCTATCAGGCTGAATACGGCTCTCCGGAAGTCGACAAAGTCACCCCGAAGATCACCGGCGTCTCCGTTTCCCCAGACAAGAAAAAGGTCCGACTCAAGGTCGATGGCCTCGTCCAGGGCCACGTCCACCACCTCGAAGCAAAGGGCGTCACCTCCGCCAGCGGTGCCAAGCTCTGGCACGACGAAGGCTGGTATACGCTCAACGAAATCCCGAAGTAA